A stretch of DNA from Cupriavidus taiwanensis:
CCGCCTCCGTCGCCGTCATCGGCGGCGGCTATATCGGCGTGGAGCAGGCCTCGATCCTGTCGCGCTACGGCGTCAAGGTCGACCTGATCGTTGCCGGCGATCGGCTGCTGCCGCATTTCGACCACGACATCGGCACCGCGCTGGCCGACGCGCTCACCGCGCGCGGCGTGCGCCTGCACCTGAATGCGCGCGTGCACCTGCTGAGCCAGGCCAATGGCGCCGTCGAAGTCTGCTACCAGCCGACCAACGACCCCAGCCGTGCCGGCCAGACCGAAGCCGTGCGCGCGCAGGCCGCGCTGGCGGCGATCGGACGCGTTTCCAACGTGCAGGACCTGGGGCTGGAAGCGCTGGGCGTGGCCTTGGGCGAGCGCGGCGGCATCCGCGTCGACCGCCAGTTCCGCAGCAGCGTGCGCAGCGTCTATGCGCTGGGCGATGCCATCGACGGCCTGCACCTGACGCCGGTGGCCACCGCCCAGGGGCGCTGGCTGGCCGACCGCCTGTTCGGGCGGCGCGGCGACCGCGCAGATTTCGACTTCGTGCCCACCGCGGTGTTCTGCGAGCCCGCGATCGGGTCGGTGGGATTGACCGAAACCCAGGCGATCGAGGCCGCCGGCAAGCCCGAGCGCATCCGTACCGTGGTCAAGCGCTTTGTCTCGCTGGAGCATCGCTTCGCCGGCACGCCGCACCAGTCGCTGTTCAAGCTGGTGCTCAATGCGCGCAGCGGGCGCGTGCTGGGGGTGCACCTGATGGATAACGCGGCGCCGGAGATCGTGCAGGCGCTGGCGGTGGCGTTAAGGCTGGGCGTAAGGGAAGCGCATTTGCAGACTACGGTGCAGGTGCATCCTACGGTGGCGGAGGAGTTGTTTGGGTAACCAGGGACGACGGGGTCGCTCATCCCCAGCGCCCCCAGCGCGTTCCCACCCGCTTGCGGGAGAGGGGCGGGGGAGCG
This window harbors:
- a CDS encoding dihydrolipoyl dehydrogenase family protein; its protein translation is MTKRQTPLSIVQGSGTPRRAREVSAAPPVQQVPRARSGRRRNDKARAADLVVIGGGSAGVACARRAAAHGARVILVERDAIGGTCVNRGCVPKKMLSYGASWSAILAGCLSHTGGHEDWRDAIVRVNAEVARLNVGYTQRLTDSGVEVLHGEARVTGPEEVCVGDETIHARRILIATGARPRTLDVPGGDLAASSDDVFTWQSLPASVAVIGGGYIGVEQASILSRYGVKVDLIVAGDRLLPHFDHDIGTALADALTARGVRLHLNARVHLLSQANGAVEVCYQPTNDPSRAGQTEAVRAQAALAAIGRVSNVQDLGLEALGVALGERGGIRVDRQFRSSVRSVYALGDAIDGLHLTPVATAQGRWLADRLFGRRGDRADFDFVPTAVFCEPAIGSVGLTETQAIEAAGKPERIRTVVKRFVSLEHRFAGTPHQSLFKLVLNARSGRVLGVHLMDNAAPEIVQALAVALRLGVREAHLQTTVQVHPTVAEELFG